One genomic window of Malaciobacter molluscorum LMG 25693 includes the following:
- the dnaJ gene encoding molecular chaperone DnaJ — translation MTEIDYYELLGISKDADKSTIKKAYRKMAMKYHPDKNPDDTQAEEKFKAINEAYQMLSDEEKRAIYDRYGKAGLEGHGQSGGFSSAGFDDLSSIFEEMFGSAFSGGGGFGSRRQRKSYNYNLDIGIEVQVEFNEAVFGSKKDITYKYKDACSTCKGTGAKDGKLSTCSTCQGQGQVHMRQGFMTFAQTCPNCHGTGEAKAENCKKCSGTGYHEKEETFEVNIPEGVNDGNRIRVSKKGNIAPDGSRGDLYIQISVKEDSHFVRHGDDIYIEIPLFFTQVALGGKIKIPGLRNELELIIPQGTKDKQQFTFKNEGVKSVQGYGKGDLIVQIKITYPKSLNNEQKQLLEKLQESFGIESKPHESSFENMFDKVKKWFS, via the coding sequence TTGACTGAAATAGATTATTATGAATTATTAGGAATAAGTAAAGATGCGGATAAAAGCACAATAAAAAAAGCTTATAGAAAAATGGCAATGAAGTATCACCCTGACAAAAATCCAGATGATACACAAGCCGAAGAAAAATTTAAAGCAATTAATGAAGCATATCAAATGCTAAGCGATGAAGAAAAAAGAGCTATTTATGATAGATATGGTAAAGCAGGACTAGAAGGCCATGGACAAAGTGGTGGTTTTTCAAGTGCAGGTTTTGACGATTTAAGCTCAATTTTCGAAGAGATGTTTGGTTCTGCCTTCAGTGGTGGTGGAGGCTTTGGTAGTAGAAGACAAAGAAAGTCTTATAATTATAATTTAGATATTGGAATTGAAGTACAAGTTGAATTTAATGAAGCTGTATTTGGTTCAAAAAAAGATATAACTTATAAATATAAAGATGCATGTAGTACATGTAAAGGTACTGGAGCTAAAGATGGTAAACTATCTACTTGTTCTACTTGTCAAGGTCAAGGTCAAGTACATATGAGGCAAGGTTTTATGACTTTTGCTCAAACTTGCCCAAATTGTCATGGTACAGGTGAAGCAAAAGCTGAAAACTGTAAAAAATGTTCAGGTACAGGATATCATGAAAAAGAGGAGACTTTTGAAGTAAATATTCCAGAAGGTGTAAATGATGGAAATAGAATAAGAGTTTCTAAAAAAGGTAATATTGCACCTGATGGTTCAAGAGGTGATTTATATATTCAAATTTCTGTAAAAGAAGATTCACATTTTGTAAGACATGGTGATGATATTTATATTGAAATTCCACTATTCTTTACTCAAGTTGCTCTTGGAGGAAAAATTAAAATCCCTGGACTTAGAAATGAACTAGAATTAATAATTCCACAAGGAACAAAAGATAAACAACAATTTACATTTAAAAATGAAGGTGTTAAATCTGTTCAAGGTTATGGAAAAGGTGATTTAATTGTTCAAATTAAAATAACATATCCAAAATCATTAAATAATGAACAAAAGCAATTATTAGAAAAACTTCAAGAAAGTTTTGGAATAGAGAGTAAACCACATGAATCTAGCTTTGAAAATATGTTTGACAAAGTTAAAAAATGGTTTTCATAA
- the recR gene encoding recombination mediator RecR: MKKGLEKFYELVEAFESLPTIGKKSALRLAYHIVMNDNYCGVKLAHSIENAIKNINKCTKCGSMSEHEICEFCLDDTRNQKMLCIVQSAKDIFIIEESKKFDGLYFVIEELDEQSIDKLIDLVNENRVSDILFAITPSISNDAFILFIEDKLKHFELNFMKIAQGVPTGVSLENVDLISLSKAIESKVVI; the protein is encoded by the coding sequence ATGAAAAAAGGATTAGAAAAATTTTATGAATTAGTCGAAGCTTTTGAGTCTTTGCCAACTATTGGTAAAAAATCAGCTTTAAGATTAGCTTATCACATTGTAATGAATGATAATTATTGTGGAGTAAAGTTAGCACATAGTATTGAAAATGCTATAAAAAATATAAATAAATGTACTAAATGTGGTTCAATGAGCGAACATGAAATATGTGAATTTTGTTTAGATGATACTAGAAATCAAAAAATGCTTTGTATTGTACAAAGTGCAAAAGATATATTTATAATTGAAGAGTCAAAAAAGTTTGATGGATTATATTTTGTAATAGAAGAATTAGATGAACAAAGTATAGATAAATTAATAGATTTAGTAAATGAAAATAGGGTGAGCGATATTTTATTTGCTATTACACCTTCAATATCAAATGATGCTTTTATTTTATTTATTGAAGATAAATTAAAACATTTTGAATTAAATTTTATGAAAATTGCACAAGGTGTTCCAACTGGGGTTAGTTTAGAAAATGTAGATTTAATATCTCTTTCTAAAGCAATAGAAAGTAAGGTTGTAATCTAA
- the trpB gene encoding tryptophan synthase subunit beta, whose protein sequence is MRKPYLKSYPDKEGFFGEFGGSYIPEELIKPFEEIKKAYEEIKSTPKFIEELKHVRKHYQGRPTPISFARNLSNFCGGAKIYLKREDLNHTGAHKLNHCMAEVILAKHLGKKKVIAETGAGQHGVALATAAAYFNLECEIHMGEVDIKKEYPNVVRMKILGAKVIPATHGLKTLKEAVDSAFEAYLKDTDNSIYCIGSVVGPHPFPMMIRDFQSIISIEAKEQFFELECKLPDNIVACVGGGSNAIGIFSSFIDEETVNLYGVEPMGKGEKIGEHSASLTYGEEGIMHGFNSIMLKDEKGEPAAVHSVASGIDYPSVGPEHAFLKTQNRTKVGLCTDKEAVDAFYKLSQMEGIIPALESAHAVAYAMKLAKTLPKDKTILVNLSGRGDKDIDYVIQNYPL, encoded by the coding sequence ATGAGAAAACCATACTTAAAATCATACCCAGATAAAGAAGGATTTTTTGGAGAATTTGGTGGTTCTTATATTCCAGAAGAACTAATAAAACCATTTGAAGAGATAAAAAAAGCATATGAAGAAATAAAATCTACTCCAAAATTTATTGAAGAATTAAAACATGTTAGAAAACATTATCAAGGAAGACCAACACCAATAAGTTTTGCGCGAAACTTATCAAACTTTTGTGGTGGAGCCAAAATATATTTAAAAAGAGAAGATTTAAATCATACAGGTGCACACAAATTAAATCATTGTATGGCTGAAGTAATATTAGCAAAACATTTAGGTAAGAAAAAAGTAATTGCAGAAACAGGAGCAGGACAACATGGTGTTGCATTAGCTACTGCTGCTGCATATTTTAATTTAGAATGTGAAATTCACATGGGTGAAGTTGATATAAAGAAAGAGTATCCAAATGTTGTTAGAATGAAAATTTTAGGTGCTAAAGTAATTCCTGCAACTCATGGATTAAAAACATTAAAAGAAGCAGTTGATAGTGCTTTTGAAGCTTACTTGAAAGATACAGATAACTCAATATATTGTATTGGTTCAGTAGTTGGTCCGCACCCTTTTCCAATGATGATTAGAGATTTTCAAAGTATTATTAGTATTGAAGCAAAAGAGCAGTTTTTTGAATTAGAGTGCAAATTACCTGATAATATAGTTGCTTGTGTTGGTGGAGGAAGCAATGCAATTGGAATCTTTTCTTCATTTATTGATGAAGAAACTGTAAATTTATATGGAGTTGAACCTATGGGAAAAGGTGAAAAAATAGGTGAACATTCTGCTTCTTTAACATATGGAGAAGAAGGTATAATGCATGGATTTAATTCTATTATGTTAAAAGATGAAAAAGGAGAACCAGCTGCTGTTCATTCAGTTGCAAGTGGGATTGATTATCCTTCTGTTGGACCAGAACATGCATTCTTAAAAACACAAAATAGAACTAAAGTTGGTTTATGTACAGATAAAGAAGCAGTTGATGCTTTCTATAAGTTATCACAAATGGAAGGAATTATACCAGCCTTAGAATCAGCTCATGCTGTAGCATATGCAATGAAACTTGCAAAAACACTTCCTAAAGATAAAACTATATTAGTAAATCTTAGTGGAAGAGGAGATAAAGATATAGATTATGTTATACAAAACTATCCTCTTTAA
- a CDS encoding ferritin-like domain-containing protein: MNYFNNLETILLEENPKNKINLFYKFYKKFKVSNINFNDNFILQNITKPSYHNFVKIVSPNEAKPRKYMNTKDGKISLLHTIAHIEYSAIDLALDAALRFKNLPREYYEDWLEVAEDEIRHFLMIEKLLNELDVKYGDIQVHTNLFEAMKLTPDLLSRMAVVPRYLEANGLEQNPKIMEKLKSNPDEFNKKILYALNIILKEEITHVTKGDKWFKYECSNQNLEPESTYLKILEQVYPGSTNKKYPINFEARKQAGFSCNELKFLSKKDSCN; encoded by the coding sequence ATGAATTATTTCAATAATTTAGAAACAATCTTACTCGAAGAAAATCCTAAAAATAAAATTAACTTATTTTATAAATTTTATAAAAAATTTAAAGTGTCAAATATTAATTTTAATGATAATTTTATATTACAAAATATAACAAAACCATCATATCATAATTTTGTAAAGATTGTATCTCCAAATGAAGCAAAACCTAGAAAATATATGAATACCAAAGATGGCAAAATTTCATTGCTTCATACTATTGCACATATAGAATATAGTGCAATTGATCTAGCATTGGATGCTGCCTTAAGATTTAAAAACTTGCCAAGAGAGTATTATGAAGATTGGCTAGAAGTTGCAGAAGATGAAATAAGACACTTTTTAATGATAGAAAAACTACTTAATGAATTAGATGTAAAATATGGTGATATACAGGTACATACAAATCTTTTTGAAGCAATGAAATTAACACCAGATCTATTAAGTAGAATGGCTGTTGTTCCTAGATATTTAGAAGCAAATGGTTTAGAACAAAATCCAAAAATTATGGAAAAGTTAAAATCAAACCCTGATGAATTTAATAAAAAAATATTATATGCATTAAATATAATTTTAAAAGAAGAGATAACTCATGTAACAAAAGGAGATAAATGGTTTAAATATGAATGTTCAAATCAAAATTTAGAACCAGAAAGCACTTATTTAAAAATATTAGAACAAGTTTATCCTGGAAGTACAAATAAAAAATATCCAATTAATTTTGAAGCAAGAAAACAAGCAGGATTTTCTTGTAATGAATTAAAATTTTTATCTAAAAAAGATAGTTGTAATTAG